The Kiritimatiellia bacterium genomic interval CGCGCCGGCGAACAGCGCCTTACCTTTACCCAATGCGCCTGGCTGGCGGGAACTTCAGCCTTCTTTTACATGCTTGCCAGCCTGGGCGCGGGTTTCATAACCTCAAGAAAAAACGCCCGGCTGATTCTCTGGCTCAGCACCGCCCTGACCCTCCTGGGAATCATGGTCTGCCTCTTTGCCGGCCGATTCAATACGATGCTGGCCGGCATGGCAATGCTGGGGGTTTTTCCGGCATTGTTTTTCAATTCATTCCAGGCTTTCATGCGCGGCGAATCCGCGCCGGGGGGGCTCATGAAAACCGTCGGCATTTATACCCTCTCCTGGAGCATGGGAACGGGAATGGGTTTTATCTCTTCCGGATCGTTTTACAGCCACGGTCCCAGCCTGCTGGCGGTTTTGTCGCTGGCCATAGGCCTGGCCATAATTATAGTTATCATCCGCCACAAGCGGCGGCCGCTGGAAGAAATTTCATCGGAAGAATATGTTGAAACGGAGGCGGCCGACGCGCGGCCGTCCAACGCCCGTTATGTATGGGTGGGCTGGATAATAATTTTCACCGCCATGTTTGTCCAGAAACCCCTGACAAGTTTTTTTCCCGCGATTTGCGCGGCGCAGGGCGTCGGCTCGCTGGCGGCCAGCCTGCCGTTGTTCCTTATCTTTGCGGTCCAGGCTTTCGCCGGCCTGATTATGGCCCGATGCCGCCGCTTCCTTTACCGGCGTTCCCCGTTTGTGGCCGCGCACGCTCTGGCCGCGCTGTTGTTTTTTATAATCTGGATCCGGCCCGTGATGAGCGTCAGCGTTTTCGCCTTCAGCCTGCTCGGCGTTTACTTCGGTTTCGCCTTTTTTTGCAGTGTTTATTACAGCTCCAATTCCGGGAACCGCGTTCTCAATGTCGGCATCAATGAATTCCTGGTCGGCACGGCTTCGCTGGCGGGGATTTTCATCAGTGAATGGTGGATGCGTTTTACCGCCGACAGCTCCAGCATGTACGCGGTTTGCGCGATAATGCTTTCCGTTTCAGTTGTGCTCCAATTTTTCACCGCGGGGGCGGCGCATTATGAGCGCGGACGGCGGCAAAAGATCGCCGCAGGGGAAAAAGACTGACGCCATAAGGCGGCGGTCCCGCCGCCCGAAACAAACGGCTGGCGCCCCGCCGTTAATCCGCAAGCATCATTTGCGGAAAGAATGATATTTTGTTTGTTTTTCCCTTGCCTTCTACGGCAAAAAAACTATTGTGTTACAGATATGCCGGGGGAGTAGCGCAATTGGCTAGAGCATCGGCTTGTCACGCCGAAGGTTGCGGGTTCGAGCCCCGTCTCTCCCGCCACAATCGCGCGCCCGGCTTAATCGCGTGAAAAACAAAGTCTCGTCAGAAAAAGAATAGGAGGAACATTCCATGAAAACACTGTTTTCCACCATCCTGACCGCGGCCCTTTTGTTCACGCCCTGTTTTTCACGGGCGCAGTCGCCGGAAGAGCTCATGGGCGTGCCGCCGGATGAATTTGAAAACCCGGCCCAGATTTATCTTAACTCGGTTATGGAGCGCTCCGACCAGATGCTCCAGGCCAAGGATGAAAACGGGGCGCTGGCGCTCCTGACCGAAAATTTTGACCACTTCGCCCGCCTGCGCGCCTCTCTTTCCGCCAAGATGCTGGATATCTTCCTGGCCGGGGATAACGCCGCGGAAGCCAAGCGTTTTTTTCTGCAGCATGCGCCGCAGGACCCGGAAATCGCCCGTGCCGGCATTGACAAAATTTATTCGTATTACCTCCGCAAACAGGATAATGACGCAATCATTGAATGGACCGCGCAGTTGCTGAAACTGCCGCTCCCGGAAGATCTGCAGCCGCTGGTCTTCAACTGGCGCCTGAACGCCGTCTGTTCCGGCGGAACCCTGGAGAAGGCGCGCGACATCATCAAAACATGCGGCGCCGCCTTTTCCCCTGAAACCTGCCGGACCATATTCGCGCCGGCCCTCTCTTCCCTCGTTGAAAAAAACAAATACGACGACGCCGACCGACTCCTGAACATGATTGAAAAGGAAGGCAAGGGCGCCGGGGAATTGCGCTCCATGGCCGCGGCCGAAAAAACGAAAATATTCATCCTGCGGGAACAATGGAAAGAGGGCAAGGAGTTTCTCATGAAAAAGCTGGCGGATTTGTCCGACGGCGATTTGGCCGGAACGATTTCCTTTGCCGCCGCCAAAGCCCGCAAAGACGCGGAATTTGACGCGGTTGACCAGATGTGCATGTTTACCCTCAAAAACCGGCAAATAAACAGCGGCGCGGGAAACGCGGCCGCGCGCGCTTCGCTTGCCATGCTGAAAGCGAACAATAAAATCCCCCTGATTCCCGCGCGGCTCGGGGAATTCATGGACATGGGCTTGAAAACACCCGCCCTCTATTCTGTTTATTGCGACTATTTTTATCCGGTTGTTATGCAGGAAAACAGGGATTTGGCAAAACAAATGATGGCTTTCGGCGATAAGTTCGGCGGCCAACTGGAAAAAACGGACGATCAAAAACAAATGGCCCTGTTCGGAATAGACGCTTTGTTCATCATCGGCGATTACGAGGGGGCGCTGCAAGCCGCCGCGGAAAATAAAAAATACTGGCCAAAGGACTGGCTGGATTCAACCCGGGCGAAAATCGGGGCGCACCTTGCGCTGGAAAAAAAGAATTACAGCGAAGCCGTGGAAGGCTTCAGGAAGTACATGGTTTACATAGCCGAAAACAAAGTCGGCTCATACAACCCGATCAACGAACAGATATACACGCCGGACATGCTGCTGGGATTCAACGCCATGCGAATCGGCAATATCCTGCGCGACAACCTCAAGGACGAGCCGGGCGCCCGCAAAGCCTACGACGAAGCCGAAAAATACTTCAAAAAAGCGGCAAAGGATGTCAGGCCGGACACCAAGGAAGCAAAATATATTGAGGAACAGATGGCTTTGCTTGACGCCCGCAAAAAGCAATGAGCAGGGCAGAACGCAGAAGGAGAAAATAATCAGCCGGCGCTATCCCGGAATTGCCCTTCTTCCATGGCCGTCCCGTCTGAATCTTCCGGCATGAAACACAGGGGCTTCCTTTAATGAGTAATGGGTTTTCAGACAAGGGCAGCGTCGGTTTGGTTGAAACAAAATACCGGCGCCTGGAACTGCCGCCGGAAGGATTTAAACTGGAAAACGGCGGCCTGCTCCCCGAACTGCAGGTGGCTTACGAAACCTACGGCCGCCTCTCGGAAAAAGCCGATAATGCCGTCTACATCTGCCATGCGCTGACCGGCGACGCCCATGTCGCCGGCTGCCATACCCCCGGGGACTCCAAGCCGGGCTGGTGGGACGCCATGATCGGCCCCGGAAAGGGCATTGACACCAACCGCTTCCACGTGATCTGCGCCAATATCCTCGGCGGCTGCAGGGGCACCACCGGCCCCTCTTCCATTGACCCGCGCACCGGCAAACCGTACGGCTCTTCCTTCCCTTCCATCACCATCGCGGATATCGTGAAAGTCCAGCAACTCCTGCTGCGCCAACTGGGTATTTCCCGCCTGGCGGCGGTGGTCGGCGGTTCGCTCGGCGGAATGCAGGCGCTGGAATGGAGCATCCGTTTTCCGCAGATGACCGCCAAATGCGTCTGCATCGCCTCCGGAATGAACCTTTCGGCGCAGGCGCTGGCTTTTGACATCGTCGGACGCAACGCCATCATATCCGATCCGGCCTGGGCCGGCGGCGATTACTACCAGAACAGGGACAAACCAGCGGAAGGCCTGGCCCAGGCGCGGATGATTGGACACATCACCTATTTGTCGTCGGAAAACATGAAACGCAAGTTCGGCCGGGAGAAAAAAAAATTATCCGATCCCCTGCCGCGTTTCGCCACTCCGTTCCAGGTGGAAAGCTATCTGGATTATCAGGGCGAAAAATTCGTGCACCGCTTTGACGCAAACTCCTACCTGCATATCACCGAGGCCATGGATGTTTTTGACCTGGCGGAAAACACATCCGAGCCGGCCGACGCTTTCCGCAACGTTGACCCCAAAACGCGTTTCCTGGTGGTGGCCCTCAGTTCCGACTGGCTTTTCCCCCCGGAACAATCGCTCCAGCTGGCCGGCGCGCTGATCCGCGCCAAAAAACGGGTTTCATACTGCCTTTTGCGCTCGCCTTACGGGCACGACGCATTTCTGGTTGAAATTGACCACCTCGCCGAGGTCATGCGCGCCTTCCTGGAATCACCCGACGGACCGGCAGCGCAAATCTCGCAACACGCCGTTGCCGGCCGGCCGCGCCGCGGCGCCGCCTTCCGCGGCAAAACCGATTCCCCGGACGAATTCCCCTTCATCATTGAACGGATCAAACCCGGCGCAGCCGTGCTTGACCTCGGTTGCGGCGACGGGCGGCTGCTCTGCGAGCTTTTTGCCGCGAAAAGCATTTCCGGGCTCGGCCTGGATATTGACCTTGACAATATTATCAGCGTAATCCGCAAGGGATTGGACGTGTTTCAGTGCGACCTGGATGCCGGGTTAAACTCAATCCCCGACAAAACATACGATTACGCCGTTCTCAGCCAGACCCTGCAAGTCGTGCGCAAACCCCGCCAACTGCTCAACGAAATGCTCCGCGTGGCCCGCGTCGGCGTCGTCAGTTTTCCGAATTTCGGCAATTGGCGCTACCGCCTGCGGCTGGGATTGACCGGGAAAATGCCGGTCTCAGATTCCCTGCCCTTTGAATGGTATGACACGCCGAACATTCACCTTTCAACGCTCCGCGACTTCCGGGCGCTTTGCGCCTTGGACCGCATCCGCATCCGGGAGGAAACCTGCATCCCGCGTAATTTTGCGGACATGATTTTCACCAAAATCGGCTGGCGCAATCTCGGGGCCGACCGGATTCTGATTGAAATTTCACGCGACGAATAAAAAACAATGCATTTTCACGGCCATTCGGATGAATTTTGCGCGCTTTGCGTGCAAAATTCAGATATCAATTGCCCAGACTGCGGAGAAAACGCATGAAACTGAAGGAATGGATGGACCGCTCGTTGCCCGCGATAGTTGACCGCATGGCCAACACCACAAATTGCCCGGCGCTTGTCAACACCGAAAAAAGCTTCAACCTTGCCGGACAGAAATCCGTCTACGCGGTGGTGGAAGAACTCCTGGGCATTCTTTTCCCGGGCTGCCACGGTTCCGGCCCCCTCCCCGAAAAGCAACTAACCGATTTTTACGGCGCCCGGCTGCGCGCGATTTCCGCGCGCCTCGCCGACCAGGTGGAAAATGCCTTCCGTTACCAGTGCCTGGTGGAAAAATGCGGAAACTGCGGCGACTGCCGCGCCCGGGCCGAGGAGGCGGCAACCTTCCTGATTGAACAACTGCCGTCAATCCGCGAACTATTGCAGAAGGATATTCAGGCCGCTTACGAAGGCGACCCAGCCGCAAGGTCTTTCATGGAAATAGTGATGAGTTATCCCGGCCTGCAAGCCATCGCCGTGCACCGTCTGGCTCATCCGCTCTATGAAAAGGGAGTCCCCCTTATCCCGCGCATCATGACCGAACTGGCGCATTCGCGCACCGGCATTGACATTCACCCCGGGGCCAAAATCGGCGCCGGATTCTTCATTGACCACGGCACCGGCGTGGTGATCGGTGAAACCTGCGTCATCGGCAAAAACGTGAAAATCTACCAGGGCGTTACCCTGGGCGCGTTGAGTTTTCCCAAGGATGAACAGGGCAATCCGATCAAAGGCATCAAGCGCCACCCGGAAGTGCGGAACAATGCCACCATTTACGCCGGCGCCACCATCCTCGGCGGCCAAACCATTGTCGGCGAGGGGGCGGTGATCGGCGGCAACGTGTGGCTTACCCATTCCGTGCCGGCCGGCGCAACGGTCTATAACCGCCAGCCGAAACCGGAGATCAAGATGGGCACGGACGGCGCGCGGAAAACTTCAAAACCCAACGTTCAACCTTGAACGCCGAACATAAATTCACCGGTTTTACCCCGCGGTGTTTCGCCGCGGCAGTTGGCCGGACGCGGCGTGCGCAGTATCTGCCGGGGCTTTTTTTAATAACCGCCTCTTTCCTCGCGCCCTTGCGCCTTTCCACGGCGGCAGGGGCCGCGCGGCCGGCCCCCGTCATCGTCTGCGATGAATGCGAATGTTTTTTCGGGGCGGTTCCCAACACGGAAGTCATCCGCCACGAGTTCATTCTCGCCAACGAAGGCGCGGCCCCGCTTCATATTCCGGCCGTGCGCACGGACTGCGGATGCGTTGCCGCGCGGGTTGATGACGACACGCTTGCCCCCGGCGAGCACACGGCGCTCAGGGTAATTTTTAAGCTGAAGGGGCGCAGCGGGCCGCAAATGCGGCGCATTATTGTTGAATCAAACGATCCAAAGGCGGCGCAGCTTGTTTTGGCGCTGATCGGCGAGGCGCTCGCCCCCCTTGAAATCAAGCCCGGCCGGATTGCATGGGGCATTGTCCACGAGGCCGCGCGGGTTGAAAAATCATGCGAAATAAGATTTGCCGAAGGCGACGAAACCTATATTACCGCCGTCGCGCCGGAAGACCCTTCCTTTGCGGCGGAATTCGTCAGCCTCAAGCCGCGCCGGGTTTACAGAATAACCGTGCGCACCGCGCCGCCCCTGCGCCCGGGATCCTTCCAATCAACCCTGCGGGCGCTGACGGATCACCCCCGTTTCAAGATTATTGAAATTCCGATGCAGGGCCGCGTGGTCGGGGATATTTACGCTGTTCCCGGGGAAATCGTCATCCCCTCCCGGAAGCGCGGGACGGACGCGTTTTCCCTGATGGTTTATTCCGGCCAGGAAAAAAAATTCAAGCTCCTCCGGGCGGAACCGCCCGCGCCGGAGATAAAAACAACCCTCCGCCCGATGGCGGGAAACCGCGCCTGGCGGATTGACATAGACAATATCATGCCGTCTGACAAGCTCAATGGAACCGATCTTGTCATTTTTACCGATTCAGACGCAACGCCGGTCCTGAAAGTCCCGATCAGGACGCCGGACGCCGGCGAACGGCACAATTAAACGTTATGCCCTTTAACGGACACAATGATCCGCTTTTTTCGTTCATACCCCAATAAATTCTCAGAAAAAGGCTTGCTTATTGCCGGATATTGTATTTAATTCCTTGTTTTCCCGAAATGACAGGGCGGTTTCAGGGAATTAACTGAACATAACAATCGGCCCATAAACCGTGAAAGAAGACGACAGGCCACAGGCTTCAGACCGCAAAAGCAATCCGCATAATATGCGGATGACCGCGCCATCCACGCTGCGGCGCGTTACAGTTCCCATGGGCAGCGCAAAATAACCATGAAAACCGCATGGAGCCTTGCGGCCGGCGTTACAGATCAGGGCAATATGGAATCAGACACTATTAAAAAAAGAAAAGAAACCGGGATTGACGCCGAAACCTTCGGCAAAAACAAACAGGCGGACCTGGCCGCAATGTATGAAGAATCCCTGAAAAACATAAAGGAAGGCAGCATCGTCAAGGGCAAGATCCTGCACGTCAGCCCGGGCGGCGTGGTTATTGACATCAACTATAAATCCGAGGGCTTTGTGCCCGCCGAGGAATTTCCCGATCTGGAAAAAATCCAGTCCGGCGACGAGGTGGAAGTCGTGCTGGAGCAGATTGAAGACGACGATGGGCGCATCATTTTAAGCAGGCAAAAGGCCGAGCAACAGCGCATGTGGGATAACGTTCTGGCCTCAAGCGGCGAAGGCAGCATTCTGGAGGGAGAAATCAAGAGCCGGATCAGGGGCGGAATGATCGTTGATATTCACGGCGTCAAGGCTTTCCTGCCCGGCTCCCAGCTTGATATCCTGCCGGTCCGCAACCTGGACGATTTTATCGGCAAAAGATTTGAATTCAAGGTGATGAAGGTTGACCGCAGCCGGCGCAACATCGTCCTCTCCCGCCGCGAACTGATTGAACAGCGCCGGCGCGAGAAGCGGAAAAGCATAATGATGGATATAAAAATCGGGCAGTTGCGCACCGGAACGGTCAAAAATATCACCGACTTCGGCGCCTTCATTGACCTCGGCGGCCTGGACGGCCTCCTGCACATTACCGACATGAGCTGGGGACGGACCAGCCATCCTTCAAAAATACTCAAGGTCGGCGACTCGGTTGAAGTCATGATTCTTGACATTGATTTTGAAAAGGAACGGGTTTCGCTCGGACTGAAACAAAAAACGCCCAATCCCTGGGATAATATTGAGCAGAAATATCCGGTTGGCAGCCGCGTGCACGGCCGGGTGGTCAACTTGATGCCCTACGGCGCATTTGTGGAGCTGGAAGGGGGCGTTGAGGGACTCGTGCATATTTCCGAAATGTCGTGGATACAGCGCGTCGGCCGCGCTTCCGACGTGCTTTCCGTCGGAGACGAAGTGGACGCGGTCGTCCTCAATATCAACCGCGAGGAACAGAAAATATCCCTCGGCATACGCCAGACAACCGCCAACCCGTGGGAACAGGCCCGTGAACATTACCCGGTCGGCTCGCGGATCGCGGGCACCGTCAAGAATCTTACCTCTTACGGGGCCTTTGTGGAACTGCAGGAAGGCATTGACGGTATGATCCATGTCTCCGATATGTCCTGGACCAAAAAGGTTGAACATCCGTCCGAGCTGTTGAAAAAAGGCGACCAGGTTGAGGTTATTGTCCTTGAAGTCTCCCCCGAAAATCAGCGCATCAGCCTCGGCCTGAAACAGGCCCAGGCCGATCCCTGGACGACCATCGCCTCAAAGTACAAAATCGGCCAGATGGTTGAGGGAACCGTCACCAAGCTGACCTCCTTCGGCGCATTCGTGCAGATTGAAGAGGGCTTTGAAGGCCTGGTGCCGGTCTCGCAAATCAGCGACGATAAAAACGGCAAACCCGGCGGCGCCATCAACCCGGAACAGCAGGTCAAGGCGCGGGTCATTAAAATAGACCAGATTGAACGCCGCATCGTTCTGAGCATCAAGGCCGCCTCCGTGCCCGAGGAAGAGTTTGAGGTCAAGGAAGAAATGCTGGCCGGATTGAAACCTGGCGAAGATATCGTTGACCTGGCCGGCGCCTTTGATGAAGCCTTCGGCGTTGCCGGAGAAGTCAAGGAATGGCGGCCCGGCGAAAAAAAGGACAAAACCCCGGAAACCGGCAAACAAGAAGGTTGAAGCGGGCGTAGAGTTGCGCCGCGTTGAACGGGCCGCGCCGGGCAACCGGCGGCGCGCGCAAATCAAACCTTTTTCCGCCCAAGGCTAAAACGGCGCCATCCAAAACAAACGGCTGGCCGGGCTGTTTCCGCCGGAGGCTGATCCGCCTCCGGAAAAACTTCTCCGCAAAACTGTTGCATGTTTTAATTGAATAACATTTTGCCGCGCGCAAAACACAGATGCACAATATGGATGCCGAGCGCCAGCTTGAAATTATCGCCGGCCGGACGGTCAATCTGGTTTCAAAAGAAGAACTGCGGCGCAAGCTTGAAAATTCAATCGCCAGCCAAAGGCCGCTGCGCGTTAAATACGGCGCCGATCCTTCCGCCCCGGATATCCATGTCGGCCACGTCGTAGCCCTGAAAAAGCTGCGCGAGTTCCAGGACCTGGGCCATACCGTCGTTTTTATCATCGGCGATTTCACCGCCATGATCGGCGATCCCTCCGGCCGCTCCGAGACCCGCAAGCCGCTCGCGCGCGAAGAGGTAACCGCGAACGCCAAGACCTACCAGGAGCAGGTGCGCCGCATCCTGGACCCGGCCCGAACCGAGGTCCATTTCAACTCCGAATGGCTCGCGAACATGACCTTTGACAACGTGCTCAAATTGTCCGCGCGCCTGACCGTGGCCCAGATGCTCGCACGCGAAGATTTTCAGAAGCGCTTCCGCGAAAACCTGCCCATTTCAATCGTTGAATTCACCTACCCCATCATTCAGGGATACGATTCGGTCATGGTTGAAGCCGACGTTGAAGTCGGCGGGACCGATCAGCTCTTTAACCTGCTGATCGGCCGCGACCTGCAAAAATCTTTCGGATGCGCACAGCAGGTAATCATGACCCTCCCCCTCCTGGAAGGACTGGACGGCGTGAAAAAAATGAGCAAAAGCCTCGGCAATTATATCGGCATCACCGAGCCGGCGCGGGAAATATTCGGAAAAGTCATGTCCATTCCGGACGAACTCATGTGGCGCTATTTTTCGCTCGTGCTCTGCCGGCGGGATGTTGAGGTGCAAAGCCTGCGGGAAGCCATGGCCGCCGGCAAACGCCATCCGCGCGAGCTCAAGGACGAACTGGCCCGCGAAATCACGGCCATGTTCCACGGCCGGGACGCGGCCCGGGCGGCCTCGGAAGAATTTGCCCGCGTGTTCAGCGGCCATAAATTGCCGGACGCCATTCCCGCCGCAAATATTCCCGCCGCAAGCCTCAAGGACGGCAAAGCGGGGATTGTCGCCCTGCTCGCCGCCGCCGGCCTGGCGGAAAGCAAAAGCGCCGCGCGCCGCCTGGTCCAACAGGGCGCCGTGAAAATTGAAGGGCGGAAAATCACGGACGTCAACGCCGAAATCGCCGTCGCCGATGAAAACATTCTCCAGGCCGGCAAGCGCGGAATCGTCCGCCTCAAAATCATTTAAAAAAACCGCTTGCTTTATCGCTAAACCAGGCTAGAATCAACGCGTTTTTCAGAACAAAAACACATGCATGGGAGGATAAAATGAAAGTTCCTTTTTACGGCCACGTGCGGCAGTACCACAACATCAAGAACGAAATTGACGCCAACATAAGCAAAGTCCTGGAAAGCGGCGAGTATGTCATGGGCCCTATGCTCAAGCAGTTTGAACGGGAACTGGCCGCATACTGCGGCACGAAATACGCCGTCGGAACCGGCAACGGCACGGATGCCATCTGGCTTTCCCTCCTCGCGCTCGGCATCGGCCCGGGCGATGAATGCATCACCCACCCCAACACCTTTTTCGCCACCGCCGAGGCCATCTGGTTCACCGGCGCCACCGTCGTGTTTGTGGATTGCGATCCCAAAACCAAATGCATTGATCCCTCCAAAATTGAAGCCGCCATCACGCCCCGCACAAAGGCCATTGTTCCCGTGCACCTCTACGGCCAGTGCGCGGACATGCCGGCCATCAGGAAAATAGCCGACAAGCACAACCTGTTCATCGTGGAGGACAATGCCCAGGCTTTTGGCGCGCGCGGCGACACCTTTAAAATCGGTGAACTTTCCAAAGCGGCCACCACCAGCTTCATTATCCAGAAAAACCTGGGCACTTTCGGCGACGGCGGCGCCATTGTAACCAATGACCCGGAAATTGACCGGATTGCCCGCAAATTGCGCAATCATGGCTCCGAGAAACGTTCCTGCCACAGCATGGGTTACAACAGCCGGCTGGATGATTTGCACGCCGGCATCCTGAGCGCAAAGCTTAAACATATTGACGGGTGGAACGATCAGCGCCGCAAACTGGCGGCGAAATACACCGCGGCCCTGCAAAACGCCAGGTCGTTTACGCTGCCGTATGAAAAACCCGGTTACAGACATATTTACCATCTGTACGTCATTGAGTTGAAGAAGACGGAGCAGCGCGATGCCATGCTGAAATTCCTGAATGAAAACGGTATTGACGCCAAGTGCCATTACCCCATCGCCATCCATCAGCAGGAGGGATACCCCTGGGGCAAACAGGCCAGGATTGCGGGTGAAATCGCCAACGCGGAATACAACGCCGCGGCCTGTGTTTCCCTGCCCATGTTCCCGGAACTGACCGACGCGGAAATCGGGCATGTGATTGAAAAGGTACTGGAATGGGACAAGCAGAACTGTTGACAGCCTAATTTCTTCTGAAGGACAGATTCTGAAAGGCAGGGCGAGTCCCACGTGGATTCGCCCTGCTATTTTTTTATTTCCATTATTGCCTTCTGTTCAAATATTCTTATCATTGCACGTGTATTTAGGTGTGTCATTCGGCAGGACAATCCATGTAGGGGCTTCGCTCTTCGAAGCCCGCCCGGAGGGCGTCGTCAAGCGGCGCCCCTGCAAAACAGGATGAATAGCGGTTTTATCGGATATAAACCTTTTGGGCCATTACTGCAGAACCAAACACTAATATGAAAACAAGAACGTTATTTAATTGCTTCGTCTGCATTCTCCTGCTGTCCACCTCGCTCCGCGCAATTGACCGCGACAAGGAATATTTCAAGTCGCCCGACCACTGGGAACTTACACTTGGCGACCAGAAGGATTATTTTGAGGCAGGGCTGGAGAAATTCTGTTCCGCCGGCAACATTGCGGCCCAATCCCTGGATTATGTCTGCGGCACGGAACACTCCCTTCATAAAATGTTCAAGGATAAATACTGGTTCAAGGGAAACATTTCCTCAAATGTTTCCATCTCCCTGGCCAAAAACGAGAGGGAATCATTTCAAGTCGCCGTTCTGCCGCTCAAGGACAAAACACTCTGCGGCATGACGGCTGCTCTGACTCCGCTCGTCAACGACGCCGGACAAAGATTTCCAGAAGATTCGGCAAAAATATTCAACGTTGAATACGTGGAAACCACCAATGCCTGTTATCCGGTCGCGCACAAGGGCTGGTGGCCGGACCCGCTGGTTCCCATGACTGCCGTTGACGTGCCGCCCGCGGAGACCAGGGCTTTCTGGATAGAAATCCGCTCGCCGGCGGATATCCCGGCCGGCGCTTACCGCGGCATTTTGACCATATCCGGAACAAACACGGAGCCGTTCAAAATCAACGTGAATGTTGAGGTTTGGGATTTTACCCTGCCAAAGGAACAGATTGTTCAGACCTGCACCTGGCTTTCCTCCGCCAACTGCGGCAAGAGATACGGCAAGGATCGCGAATTGGAAATGCACCGCGTCTATGCCGAATATTTCCTTGACCATAAAATCAATCCTTTGGACCTGGGAAACGCGCATTATAAATCCAATGACTATTCCGCGGCAACCAAAGACCTGGAAAACGGATTTGAACACGGCCTGAGCCGTTTTCAAATCCCGCGCCTCAAGGGCGAAGCACTGAAAAAATACTGCGATTATTTGAATGAAAAGGGCTGGCTTGACAAGGCCATGATTTACGGCTACAAGGATGAGCCGCATCCGCGGGATTACCCCGCTTTCCGCAGGGATTCGGAGGCAATCCGCGCAACGGTTCCGGACCTGAAAATTTTCATGGCCGAAAGCCCCCACCCCGGCCTGTACGGCGCCGTGGACATATGGTGGTCTTCCATGCCCGCCAACGACATGGAGGCAATCCGCAACCAGCTTGCCGGCGGCCAGGAAGTCTGGTGGTACCGCTGCGGCATACCGGTGCGCCTTGAATATTACCGCCCGTTTTATGAATATCCAAGCGATGTTCTGCTGGACCGGCCTTCAATTGACATCCGTATTTTTTACCTCATGATCTGGAAATTCAAGATGACCCCGGCCACGTTCTTCTGGTGCGGCATGCACTGGCCGAAGGGATTTGACAAATGGCCGGCGGAATCAGGCCTGACCAGCCCGGGGCAATGGAATGGCGATGGTTACGTTGTCTACCCGGGCGAGAACGGGCCCCTGCCTTCCATCCGCCTGGAATGCATGACGGACGGGATTGAAGACTTTGAATATATTCATCTCCTTAAAAACGCCATTGAAAAATCAAAGAATATGTCCGCTGAAGATATTGAGGCCGCGAAAAAGCTGCTGGCCATTCCGCCGGAATTGATTGTCTTTACTTACCACTATAACAAGGACCCGCACGCGCTCTTTGCCTTCCGCAAACAGGTTGCGGAGATGATTCTGAAATTATCCAGGTAAAGATCGGAGGAT includes:
- the tyrS gene encoding tyrosine--tRNA ligase, with the protein product MHNMDAERQLEIIAGRTVNLVSKEELRRKLENSIASQRPLRVKYGADPSAPDIHVGHVVALKKLREFQDLGHTVVFIIGDFTAMIGDPSGRSETRKPLAREEVTANAKTYQEQVRRILDPARTEVHFNSEWLANMTFDNVLKLSARLTVAQMLAREDFQKRFRENLPISIVEFTYPIIQGYDSVMVEADVEVGGTDQLFNLLIGRDLQKSFGCAQQVIMTLPLLEGLDGVKKMSKSLGNYIGITEPAREIFGKVMSIPDELMWRYFSLVLCRRDVEVQSLREAMAAGKRHPRELKDELAREITAMFHGRDAARAASEEFARVFSGHKLPDAIPAANIPAASLKDGKAGIVALLAAAGLAESKSAARRLVQQGAVKIEGRKITDVNAEIAVADENILQAGKRGIVRLKII
- a CDS encoding DUF6067 family protein; its protein translation is MKTRTLFNCFVCILLLSTSLRAIDRDKEYFKSPDHWELTLGDQKDYFEAGLEKFCSAGNIAAQSLDYVCGTEHSLHKMFKDKYWFKGNISSNVSISLAKNERESFQVAVLPLKDKTLCGMTAALTPLVNDAGQRFPEDSAKIFNVEYVETTNACYPVAHKGWWPDPLVPMTAVDVPPAETRAFWIEIRSPADIPAGAYRGILTISGTNTEPFKINVNVEVWDFTLPKEQIVQTCTWLSSANCGKRYGKDRELEMHRVYAEYFLDHKINPLDLGNAHYKSNDYSAATKDLENGFEHGLSRFQIPRLKGEALKKYCDYLNEKGWLDKAMIYGYKDEPHPRDYPAFRRDSEAIRATVPDLKIFMAESPHPGLYGAVDIWWSSMPANDMEAIRNQLAGGQEVWWYRCGIPVRLEYYRPFYEYPSDVLLDRPSIDIRIFYLMIWKFKMTPATFFWCGMHWPKGFDKWPAESGLTSPGQWNGDGYVVYPGENGPLPSIRLECMTDGIEDFEYIHLLKNAIEKSKNMSAEDIEAAKKLLAIPPELIVFTYHYNKDPHALFAFRKQVAEMILKLSR
- a CDS encoding DegT/DnrJ/EryC1/StrS family aminotransferase; translated protein: MKVPFYGHVRQYHNIKNEIDANISKVLESGEYVMGPMLKQFERELAAYCGTKYAVGTGNGTDAIWLSLLALGIGPGDECITHPNTFFATAEAIWFTGATVVFVDCDPKTKCIDPSKIEAAITPRTKAIVPVHLYGQCADMPAIRKIADKHNLFIVEDNAQAFGARGDTFKIGELSKAATTSFIIQKNLGTFGDGGAIVTNDPEIDRIARKLRNHGSEKRSCHSMGYNSRLDDLHAGILSAKLKHIDGWNDQRRKLAAKYTAALQNARSFTLPYEKPGYRHIYHLYVIELKKTEQRDAMLKFLNENGIDAKCHYPIAIHQQEGYPWGKQARIAGEIANAEYNAAACVSLPMFPELTDAEIGHVIEKVLEWDKQNC
- the rpsA gene encoding 30S ribosomal protein S1; the encoded protein is MKTAWSLAAGVTDQGNMESDTIKKRKETGIDAETFGKNKQADLAAMYEESLKNIKEGSIVKGKILHVSPGGVVIDINYKSEGFVPAEEFPDLEKIQSGDEVEVVLEQIEDDDGRIILSRQKAEQQRMWDNVLASSGEGSILEGEIKSRIRGGMIVDIHGVKAFLPGSQLDILPVRNLDDFIGKRFEFKVMKVDRSRRNIVLSRRELIEQRRREKRKSIMMDIKIGQLRTGTVKNITDFGAFIDLGGLDGLLHITDMSWGRTSHPSKILKVGDSVEVMILDIDFEKERVSLGLKQKTPNPWDNIEQKYPVGSRVHGRVVNLMPYGAFVELEGGVEGLVHISEMSWIQRVGRASDVLSVGDEVDAVVLNINREEQKISLGIRQTTANPWEQAREHYPVGSRIAGTVKNLTSYGAFVELQEGIDGMIHVSDMSWTKKVEHPSELLKKGDQVEVIVLEVSPENQRISLGLKQAQADPWTTIASKYKIGQMVEGTVTKLTSFGAFVQIEEGFEGLVPVSQISDDKNGKPGGAINPEQQVKARVIKIDQIERRIVLSIKAASVPEEEFEVKEEMLAGLKPGEDIVDLAGAFDEAFGVAGEVKEWRPGEKKDKTPETGKQEG